One region of Peribacillus simplex genomic DNA includes:
- a CDS encoding DMT family transporter yields the protein MRPIILGICSAFFFAFTFVLNQSMELSGGSWIWSASLRYIFMVPFLLCIVLSRKNLRPLLRVMRERPGPWLLWSFVGFGLFYAPLCFASAYSPGWLIAGTWQITIISGALLAPLFFENVQTKDGLERQRGKVSVKGLLMSMIILLGIILMQLEHTRHISMANLWLGVIPIVIASFAYPLGNRKMMEVSEGRLDAYQRVLGMTLASLPFWFLLSLYGFFTVGAPTKMQSFQSLLVALFSGVIATVLFFKATDLVSGNMQKLASVEATQSMEVLFALAGELLFLSLPIPSPLSWFGIFIVIIGMILHSYVSHKKEGSSRKRTVSA from the coding sequence TTGCGTCCGATTATATTAGGTATTTGTTCTGCTTTCTTTTTTGCATTCACGTTTGTTTTAAATCAATCCATGGAGTTGTCTGGTGGAAGTTGGATATGGAGTGCTTCACTTCGTTATATCTTTATGGTGCCTTTTCTGCTGTGTATCGTATTAAGCAGAAAAAACCTGCGCCCCCTTTTACGGGTGATGAGAGAACGGCCGGGACCTTGGCTCCTTTGGAGTTTTGTAGGATTTGGGTTGTTCTATGCTCCTTTATGCTTTGCATCCGCCTACTCACCTGGCTGGCTAATCGCCGGCACTTGGCAAATCACGATCATTTCGGGTGCATTACTTGCGCCGCTGTTTTTTGAAAATGTCCAAACGAAGGATGGTCTCGAAAGGCAAAGAGGGAAGGTTTCTGTGAAAGGCCTCCTCATGTCCATGATCATTCTGCTTGGAATCATCCTGATGCAACTCGAACACACCAGGCACATTTCAATGGCCAATCTCTGGTTGGGAGTCATCCCCATCGTCATCGCCTCGTTTGCATACCCTTTGGGAAATCGCAAAATGATGGAAGTATCCGAAGGACGTTTGGATGCTTATCAACGTGTATTAGGAATGACGTTGGCGAGTCTGCCTTTCTGGTTTCTGCTTTCATTGTACGGTTTCTTTACAGTAGGGGCTCCGACGAAGATGCAGAGTTTTCAATCCCTTTTGGTAGCACTATTTTCTGGTGTCATTGCCACGGTCCTTTTTTTCAAAGCGACTGATTTGGTAAGTGGAAATATGCAGAAATTAGCTTCAGTTGAAGCTACTCAATCAATGGAGGTGCTTTTTGCCTTAGCTGGCGAATTACTATTCCTATCGTTACCGATACCTTCTCCGTTATCGTGGTTCGGCATCTTTATCGTTATCATAGGAATGATCCTTCATAGCTATGTGTCACATAAAAAAGAAGGTTCATCCCGGAAACGGACCGTGAGTGCTTAA
- a CDS encoding DMT family transporter, translating into MGTNWIKVFIAAFFEVFWVIGLKHADDFWTWSGTVISIIISFYLMIMAGRKLPVGTVYAVFVGMGTAGTVFSEIIFFGESFKLSKMLLILLLLSGVIGLKLVTDDKAEKGDES; encoded by the coding sequence ATGGGCACAAACTGGATTAAAGTATTCATTGCAGCTTTTTTTGAAGTATTTTGGGTGATTGGGTTAAAACATGCAGATGACTTTTGGACTTGGTCTGGAACGGTCATTTCGATCATCATCAGTTTTTATTTGATGATTATGGCTGGCAGGAAGCTTCCTGTCGGAACGGTATATGCCGTTTTTGTCGGTATGGGGACCGCGGGGACCGTATTTTCCGAAATCATTTTCTTTGGAGAATCCTTCAAGCTGAGCAAAATGCTATTGATCCTCCTCTTATTATCAGGGGTGATAGGCTTGAAGCTAGTGACTGATGATAAGGCTGAGAAAGGGGATGAATCTTAA
- a CDS encoding DMT family transporter, whose translation MAWVSLILAGLFEMFGVAMINKLHKDRNWQSLLLLFIGFGASFLFLAYAMQTLPMGTAYAIWTGIGASGGAIIGMLLYGESKDWRRIVFIAMVLGAAVGLKLVS comes from the coding sequence ATGGCTTGGGTCTCTTTAATCTTAGCGGGGCTATTTGAAATGTTTGGGGTTGCGATGATAAATAAATTGCATAAAGACCGGAATTGGCAATCCTTGCTGCTGTTATTCATCGGATTTGGAGCAAGTTTCCTATTTCTTGCTTACGCCATGCAAACCTTGCCGATGGGGACAGCTTATGCTATCTGGACAGGGATTGGCGCATCAGGAGGAGCGATAATCGGGATGCTCTTATATGGAGAATCCAAAGATTGGAGAAGGATCGTTTTTATAGCCATGGTCCTTGGTGCAGCAGTGGGATTAAAACTTGTTTCATAG
- a CDS encoding DUF817 domain-containing protein — protein MRALKQLVRFGWEQALSCLFPAVIFASLAITRFIPLPFLPRYDWLLIICLLMQWWMVRSRLETRDELKVITLFHLIGLALELFKVHMGSWTYPEEGYFKIFGVPLYSGFMYASVASYLCQAWRRLKVELVKWPPYLVVVPLAAAIYLNFFTHHYWIDVRWWLSGLVIIVFWRSLVIYEVGGTRYRMPIALSFVLIGFFIWIAENIATFFGAWEYPNQTDAWSLVHLGKVSSWLLLVIVSFLIVATLKQVKGNDSTKMDTSQFL, from the coding sequence ATGAGAGCACTGAAACAACTCGTTCGTTTTGGTTGGGAGCAAGCCCTGTCATGTTTGTTCCCTGCCGTTATTTTTGCTTCCTTGGCCATTACAAGATTCATTCCGCTTCCCTTCCTGCCACGGTATGACTGGCTGCTCATCATCTGCCTTCTGATGCAGTGGTGGATGGTGCGTTCTAGGCTTGAAACAAGGGATGAGCTAAAGGTTATCACATTGTTCCACCTTATTGGACTTGCACTTGAACTTTTCAAGGTACATATGGGCTCCTGGACTTATCCAGAGGAGGGATATTTCAAAATTTTTGGAGTGCCTCTTTATAGCGGATTCATGTACGCAAGTGTAGCGAGTTATCTTTGCCAGGCGTGGAGGAGGCTAAAGGTCGAACTGGTCAAGTGGCCACCATATTTGGTCGTTGTACCACTTGCTGCTGCTATTTATTTAAATTTTTTCACACACCATTATTGGATTGATGTTCGTTGGTGGTTATCCGGACTAGTTATCATCGTCTTTTGGCGATCATTGGTCATATACGAGGTTGGTGGAACTCGTTATCGTATGCCAATCGCACTTTCATTTGTGCTCATCGGATTTTTTATATGGATAGCTGAAAATATCGCAACATTCTTTGGAGCTTGGGAGTATCCAAACCAAACCGATGCATGGAGTCTCGTTCATCTAGGAAAGGTAAGCTCATGGCTCTTATTAGTGATTGTTAGCTTCCTTATAGTAGCGACGCTAAAACAGGTTAAGGGGAACGATTCCACTAAGATGGATACAAGTCAATTTTTATAA
- a CDS encoding helix-turn-helix domain-containing protein, which translates to MAIIINIDVMLAKRKMSVTELSERVGITMANLSILKNGKAKAIRLSTLESICKALECQPGDILEYRNDEDTQG; encoded by the coding sequence ATGGCAATTATAATCAATATTGATGTGATGCTCGCTAAAAGGAAAATGAGTGTTACAGAACTTTCTGAGAGGGTTGGAATAACGATGGCTAACCTTTCCATATTGAAAAATGGTAAGGCAAAAGCGATTCGATTATCCACTTTAGAGTCGATTTGTAAGGCTTTGGAATGTCAGCCCGGAGATATTTTAGAATACCGAAATGATGAAGACACCCAAGGTTAA
- a CDS encoding DUF2975 domain-containing protein has protein sequence MKQVSTIFLKIAVILIGMPILALCIFLVPGIAKFAAELYPDMAYLKYLVLIDLYASAIPFYFALYQAFKLLSFIDKNKAFSELSVRALKKIKYCAITISSLYVAGMPLFYLMAEMDDAPGIILIGLVVIFASMVIAVFAAVLQRLLQEAIEIKSENDLIV, from the coding sequence ATGAAACAAGTGTCAACGATCTTTTTAAAGATAGCTGTTATTCTTATTGGAATGCCGATTCTTGCTTTGTGCATCTTTTTGGTGCCTGGGATAGCGAAGTTTGCAGCAGAATTGTATCCGGATATGGCTTATTTGAAATATCTCGTTTTAATCGATTTATATGCCTCTGCGATACCATTTTACTTTGCTCTATATCAAGCTTTTAAACTTTTAAGCTTTATTGACAAGAACAAAGCTTTCTCGGAATTATCCGTAAGAGCTTTAAAAAAGATAAAATACTGTGCAATCACAATCAGTAGCTTGTATGTGGCGGGCATGCCGCTCTTTTATCTCATGGCGGAAATGGACGACGCCCCAGGTATCATATTAATCGGATTGGTCGTCATTTTTGCTTCAATGGTGATTGCAGTCTTTGCTGCTGTTCTTCAAAGGCTTTTACAAGAAGCCATCGAAATAAAATCAGAAAATGACTTAATAGTCTGA
- a CDS encoding DEAD/DEAH box helicase, with translation MDIKLNQKIIKDMCGAVSFKRGEAFHRANKVTFQSYRPDGCEAAVKGMEDFHVSIEVDSVGGFQTTCSCPSLASYQRDCQHIAAVLLSVCDHQREGTIPDGLNVPGSDISANKKLSEGLLTLFNNQPVRKSGQQLHFENRQLLDAEFTCKPIRIVTGQYMLGMEMKIGSFNLLNVRDFLKRVKEGKIFQLTLSFLYDPELHCFHKETDAVLQELITVISDEKVYVDALTDKFEYTMDDHLLLLPPSSFQRLVPILGRAPLVKLAYGGHTFDGLRLSGESLPLQFDFTQSEGEDYQLNIKGLNEMIVMNAYKTVLFEGNLVQLEKEDCKRLSELKQMLEDSGMNRIPIHHDQLELFLDKVVPGLKRLGEVHIARSITELFLKTPLVAKLYLDRVKNRLLAGLEFHYENIVINPLEKQESKAVAMLIRDLDKEAEILKLMKESLFAETDGGYFLHNEELEYEFLYHIVPKLQKLVQIYATTAVRNRISRGNAAPRIRVKIKKERTDWLEFKFEMDAIPDKQIREVLAALEEKRKYYRLRNGSLLSLETREFEEINRFLNALPVQNEDLENSLNMPIVKGLQLLDSVNDSQTFTLEESFRQFLDNIGNPSALEFVVPNSLGPILRDYQKNGYKWMKILAQYGFGGILADDMGLGKTLQSITFILSELPEIRKKRVPALIVCPSSLTYNWLREFTKFAPDIQAVVVDGHKKERSKLFKEVMDVDVVITSYPLLRKDITWFEKEDFHTVFFDEAQAFKNPGTQTARAAKKIKAAHRFALTGTPIENSLEELWSLFHVVFPELFMGLKEYSNLSRKQISRRIRPFLLRRMKEDVLAELPEKVESLESMELLPDQKKLYGAYLAKLRHDTLKHLDKDTLRKNRIRILAGLTRLRQICCHPALFVDGYKGSSAKYEQLMQILEESKHSGRRVLIFSQFTKMLQIIGRDLAIKGQAFFYLDGQTPSKERVEICNRFNAGERDVFLISLKAGGTGLNLTGADTVILYDLWWNPAVEEQAADRAHRMGQKNVVHVIKLVARGTIEEKMNELQEKKRHLIEEIIDPGEKSSSALTEEDIREILMI, from the coding sequence TTGGATATCAAGTTGAATCAAAAAATCATAAAAGACATGTGCGGGGCCGTCTCCTTCAAAAGAGGGGAAGCTTTTCATCGTGCCAATAAAGTGACATTTCAAAGTTATCGTCCTGATGGTTGTGAAGCAGCGGTTAAAGGGATGGAAGATTTCCATGTCTCGATCGAAGTGGATTCTGTCGGTGGTTTTCAGACTACATGCAGTTGTCCTTCTCTAGCTTCTTACCAAAGGGATTGTCAGCATATTGCAGCCGTACTGCTGTCGGTTTGCGATCATCAGCGAGAGGGAACGATCCCTGATGGCCTAAATGTACCTGGTTCTGATATTTCAGCCAATAAGAAGTTGTCTGAGGGCTTGCTGACCCTATTCAATAATCAGCCTGTACGCAAAAGCGGTCAGCAGCTCCACTTTGAAAACAGGCAATTGCTTGATGCAGAGTTTACGTGTAAACCTATAAGGATAGTTACTGGACAATATATGTTAGGAATGGAAATGAAAATTGGTTCTTTCAATTTATTGAATGTCCGGGATTTCCTGAAACGGGTAAAGGAAGGGAAAATTTTCCAATTGACCCTTTCATTTTTATATGACCCTGAACTGCATTGTTTTCATAAGGAAACGGATGCAGTGCTTCAGGAGCTTATTACAGTGATATCGGATGAAAAGGTTTATGTTGATGCCCTTACGGACAAATTTGAATATACAATGGACGATCACTTATTACTTCTGCCTCCATCTTCCTTTCAAAGACTTGTCCCAATCCTTGGCAGGGCGCCATTGGTGAAGCTTGCATATGGAGGCCATACATTTGATGGTCTTCGTTTATCCGGCGAATCGCTTCCTTTACAGTTTGATTTTACCCAAAGCGAGGGCGAAGATTATCAGCTGAATATAAAAGGTTTGAATGAGATGATCGTGATGAATGCATACAAAACGGTCCTATTTGAAGGGAATTTGGTTCAGCTCGAAAAAGAGGATTGCAAACGCCTTTCAGAATTGAAGCAAATGCTCGAGGATTCGGGAATGAATCGGATTCCAATCCATCATGACCAACTGGAATTATTCCTGGACAAAGTGGTACCAGGTTTGAAAAGGCTCGGTGAAGTCCATATAGCAAGGTCCATCACCGAACTGTTTTTGAAGACACCGCTGGTTGCTAAGCTATACTTGGATCGAGTGAAAAATAGGCTGCTTGCGGGGCTGGAATTCCACTATGAAAATATCGTGATCAACCCATTGGAAAAACAGGAATCCAAGGCGGTCGCCATGCTTATAAGGGATTTGGATAAGGAGGCGGAGATACTAAAGCTTATGAAGGAAAGCCTGTTTGCCGAGACTGACGGCGGCTATTTCTTACATAATGAAGAGCTGGAGTATGAGTTTTTATACCACATCGTTCCAAAACTTCAAAAGCTGGTACAAATCTATGCCACGACAGCTGTCAGAAACCGGATTTCCCGTGGGAATGCTGCACCCCGCATTAGGGTCAAAATCAAAAAAGAACGGACTGATTGGCTCGAATTCAAATTTGAAATGGATGCGATCCCCGATAAACAGATACGTGAGGTCTTAGCAGCGCTTGAAGAGAAAAGGAAGTACTATCGTTTAAGAAATGGATCGCTGCTTTCCCTTGAAACAAGGGAGTTCGAGGAAATCAATCGGTTTCTGAATGCACTTCCCGTACAAAATGAAGACCTGGAAAACAGTCTGAACATGCCAATCGTAAAAGGGCTGCAACTCCTTGATTCCGTTAATGACAGCCAGACATTCACATTAGAGGAATCATTCCGTCAGTTTTTGGATAACATCGGGAATCCGAGTGCCTTGGAGTTCGTGGTGCCAAATAGTCTTGGGCCGATTTTGCGCGATTATCAAAAGAACGGCTACAAATGGATGAAAATACTTGCCCAATACGGATTTGGCGGGATTCTGGCTGATGATATGGGACTGGGAAAAACACTGCAAAGCATCACGTTCATTTTATCGGAGCTGCCTGAAATCCGTAAGAAAAGGGTTCCTGCGCTTATTGTCTGCCCTTCATCATTAACCTACAATTGGCTGAGAGAATTCACTAAATTCGCCCCGGATATACAAGCCGTCGTCGTGGATGGCCACAAAAAGGAAAGGTCGAAGCTGTTTAAGGAAGTAATGGACGTGGATGTAGTGATCACCTCTTATCCATTGCTCCGGAAGGATATCACGTGGTTTGAAAAAGAGGACTTCCATACGGTGTTTTTCGATGAGGCACAGGCCTTTAAGAACCCAGGTACACAAACGGCACGAGCGGCCAAGAAAATAAAAGCGGCACATCGCTTCGCGTTAACTGGTACACCCATCGAGAATTCACTAGAAGAACTTTGGTCCCTTTTCCATGTGGTATTCCCTGAACTATTCATGGGGTTAAAGGAGTATAGTAACCTCTCAAGGAAACAGATTTCCCGGAGAATCCGGCCATTTTTACTGCGGAGAATGAAAGAGGATGTGCTTGCGGAACTCCCGGAAAAAGTCGAATCGCTGGAATCGATGGAACTGCTTCCAGATCAGAAGAAACTGTACGGCGCCTATCTGGCGAAGCTGCGGCATGATACGCTGAAACACTTGGACAAGGACACCCTCAGGAAAAATCGGATCAGGATCCTCGCTGGCTTGACCCGGCTTCGGCAAATATGCTGTCACCCCGCCTTGTTTGTGGACGGTTATAAAGGCAGCTCGGCAAAATATGAGCAACTGATGCAAATTCTCGAGGAATCGAAGCATTCTGGAAGACGGGTGCTGATTTTCTCGCAATTTACAAAAATGCTTCAAATCATCGGCAGGGATTTGGCTATTAAAGGACAGGCTTTTTTCTATTTGGATGGACAAACTCCATCAAAGGAACGTGTGGAAATCTGCAATCGGTTTAATGCAGGAGAACGGGATGTATTCCTCATTTCATTGAAAGCGGGCGGTACGGGTCTCAATCTGACGGGTGCCGATACAGTCATTCTATATGACCTTTGGTGGAATCCAGCAGTGGAAGAACAAGCCGCGGACCGTGCCCATCGAATGGGGCAGAAGAATGTGGTTCATGTCATCAAACTTGTTGCCCGTGGCACAATTGAAGAAAAAATGAATGAACTGCAAGAGAAAAAGAGACACCTTATTGAAGAAATCATCGACCCTGGGGAAAAATCATCATCTGCACTTACAGAAGAGGATATCAGGGAAATCCTGATGATATAA
- a CDS encoding GerAB/ArcD/ProY family transporter — MEKAKISGYQLFVLIFLFEMGSALLVPLAGNAKQGAWLVILIAMIGGFLLFFVYYSLFRYYPDQLLTDFVRNILGNFLGRIVAFLYILYFVYLAARVLRDFGETLLTFAYPHLPLFFANATFILVVVFTVRKGVEVMARTGEMFFVLENLLFLTFIFLIVVSGMIHLNNLKPVFEIGGAEMMRMAFTETIYFPFGEIIVFLMIFPYLNEPQQLKKIGIRGLVTGGIFLSFTMAMNVAVLGVDLTTRSQYPLLTLIQSIEIAGFLERLDVYFLLKLMIGGVIKLSIFTYAALTGTANVFNVKQPSRLAYPIGFVILMISIVIASSYSEHIQEGFDAVPIYIHLPFQVIIPMILLIIAFFKNRKRSKSSTKISS; from the coding sequence GTGGAAAAGGCAAAAATTAGCGGCTATCAGCTGTTCGTCCTTATTTTCCTGTTTGAAATGGGCAGTGCTCTATTGGTTCCTCTTGCAGGAAATGCTAAACAGGGTGCTTGGCTAGTCATTCTTATTGCGATGATAGGCGGTTTTTTATTATTTTTCGTTTATTATAGTCTTTTTCGATACTACCCTGATCAGCTGTTAACTGATTTTGTAAGAAATATACTGGGGAACTTCTTAGGAAGGATAGTAGCCTTTTTATACATTCTTTATTTCGTCTATCTCGCTGCAAGGGTGTTGAGGGATTTCGGAGAGACACTGCTTACTTTTGCCTATCCTCACCTTCCATTATTTTTTGCTAATGCAACATTCATTTTAGTAGTGGTATTTACGGTTCGTAAAGGGGTAGAGGTAATGGCAAGGACGGGTGAAATGTTTTTTGTCTTGGAGAATTTACTTTTCCTGACATTCATTTTTCTGATAGTCGTTTCAGGCATGATCCATTTAAACAACTTAAAGCCCGTTTTCGAAATCGGTGGGGCGGAGATGATGAGAATGGCCTTTACTGAAACCATATACTTTCCATTTGGCGAAATTATAGTCTTTTTGATGATTTTTCCTTATTTGAACGAACCTCAGCAACTGAAAAAAATTGGGATCAGGGGTTTGGTTACAGGAGGTATTTTTCTCTCGTTTACAATGGCTATGAACGTAGCGGTACTTGGAGTGGATCTTACAACCCGTTCGCAATATCCTCTGCTTACACTCATTCAGTCCATTGAGATCGCTGGATTTCTCGAACGCCTTGATGTTTATTTTTTATTGAAGCTGATGATTGGCGGGGTCATCAAGTTAAGCATATTTACCTATGCGGCGTTAACGGGTACGGCGAATGTTTTCAATGTTAAACAGCCTTCCAGACTTGCTTATCCGATCGGCTTTGTCATTTTAATGATTTCCATTGTAATTGCAAGCAGCTATTCGGAACATATCCAAGAAGGATTCGACGCCGTTCCGATCTATATCCACCTCCCATTTCAAGTGATCATCCCAATGATTCTATTGATCATTGCCTTTTTTAAGAATCGAAAAAGAAGCAAGTCCAGCACCAAAATAAGTTCCTAA